From Methanomicrobiales archaeon HGW-Methanomicrobiales-1, a single genomic window includes:
- a CDS encoding ABC transporter ATP-binding protein, whose protein sequence is MTTAIHVENLTRRFGELVAVDHISFEIGQGEIFGLLGPNGAGKTTTLSMLATMLKPSEGTATVNGIDVERDEDGVRRSIGIVFQDQSLDEELTAWENMDFHGRLYRIPMDIRNQRIDELLKLVELVDRKNDIVKTFSGGMRRRLEIARGLLHHPSVLFLDEPTLGLDPQTRNHLWQYIATLSQEKGITIILTTHYMEEADRLCNRVAIIDHGKIIALDTPANLKDGIGGDVVTIRSTDTAAIVETLKEPWINRMDTHDGEVVISLKNAEQHLSTIVTLLVGRQIPISSISVHKPTLEDVFLSFTGKTIREQEASTTEIMRQQMKKMGRH, encoded by the coding sequence ATGACTACCGCAATCCACGTAGAAAACTTAACCCGGCGATTTGGCGAACTCGTTGCTGTCGACCACATATCCTTTGAGATCGGGCAGGGCGAGATCTTCGGCCTGCTGGGACCAAACGGCGCCGGCAAGACCACCACCCTCTCCATGCTCGCAACCATGCTCAAGCCGAGTGAAGGAACCGCCACGGTAAATGGCATTGATGTTGAACGCGATGAGGATGGCGTCCGGAGATCGATTGGTATCGTCTTCCAGGATCAGAGCCTTGACGAAGAACTCACGGCATGGGAGAACATGGACTTCCATGGCCGGCTCTACCGTATTCCCATGGATATCCGGAACCAGCGGATCGATGAGCTCCTGAAACTTGTCGAGCTCGTTGACCGGAAAAACGACATAGTCAAGACCTTCTCCGGTGGGATGCGCCGTCGCCTTGAGATTGCCCGGGGACTGCTCCACCATCCCTCGGTCCTCTTCCTTGACGAACCCACGCTGGGTCTTGACCCCCAGACCCGCAACCATCTCTGGCAGTATATTGCCACCCTGAGCCAGGAGAAGGGGATTACGATCATCCTCACCACGCACTACATGGAGGAGGCCGACCGGCTCTGCAACCGGGTCGCCATCATCGACCATGGTAAGATCATCGCTCTCGACACGCCCGCAAATCTCAAGGACGGGATCGGCGGCGATGTTGTGACGATCAGGTCAACAGATACCGCAGCGATTGTAGAGACGCTGAAAGAACCGTGGATCAACCGCATGGATACGCATGACGGTGAAGTGGTCATCAGCCTGAAGAATGCGGAGCAACACCTCAGCACGATTGTCACGCTCCTTGTTGGCCGGCAGATCCCGATCAGTTCGATCTCCGTCCACAAACCGACACTGGAGGATGTATTCCTCTCCTTTACCGGAAAGACCATCCGGGAACAGGAAGCAAGTACCACGGAGATAATGCGGCAGCAGATGAAGAAGATGGGGAGGCACTAG
- a CDS encoding multidrug ABC transporter permease: MDIIYTIWLRSMKRFIRSKSRIIGSIAMPLFFLLFLGFGLNSVVNIPGLGENYIQFLIPGMVAMSVLFTSVFSGIQIIWDKQFGFLKETLVAPVTRLEIMLGQTAGGATTAVIQGLTILILSLLIGLSIQSIPGFLVAIGFMVLIGIGFTAFGIAIASTMEDMNGFQLIMNFVIFPIFGLSGALFPISSLPGWLGAITMFDPLTYGVEGIRYGLTGVSQINPVICFAVIAGFTLAMTGIGAYLFRKISV; this comes from the coding sequence ATGGATATTATTTACACCATCTGGCTCCGCAGCATGAAGCGGTTCATCCGGTCAAAGAGCAGGATCATCGGGAGCATCGCGATGCCGCTCTTCTTCCTGCTCTTCCTCGGCTTTGGGTTGAACTCGGTAGTCAATATCCCGGGCCTCGGCGAGAACTACATCCAGTTCCTCATCCCGGGCATGGTTGCCATGAGCGTGCTCTTCACCTCGGTCTTCTCGGGCATCCAGATCATCTGGGACAAGCAGTTCGGGTTTTTGAAAGAGACCCTTGTTGCGCCGGTCACCCGGCTGGAGATCATGCTCGGCCAGACTGCCGGGGGAGCAACAACTGCGGTCATCCAGGGCCTGACGATCCTGATCCTGTCGCTCCTGATCGGCCTCTCGATTCAGTCGATACCCGGGTTCCTTGTCGCGATCGGGTTCATGGTCCTTATCGGGATCGGCTTCACCGCGTTTGGTATCGCCATTGCATCGACAATGGAGGACATGAACGGCTTCCAGCTCATCATGAACTTCGTCATCTTCCCGATCTTTGGGCTGTCAGGAGCACTCTTCCCCATCAGCTCGCTGCCCGGGTGGCTTGGTGCGATTACGATGTTCGACCCGCTTACCTACGGGGTAGAGGGTATCCGCTATGGCCTGACCGGGGTCTCGCAGATCAACCCCGTCATCTGCTTTGCCGTCATCGCCGGTTTTACCCTTGCAATGACCGGAATCGGGGCTTACCTGTTCCGGAAGATCAGCGTCTGA
- the pfdA gene encoding prefoldin subunit alpha — protein MMPEDKHIRSHDYFQSDTNTRRQILATNTQQQDQRELMMLQQYLKDYGQQAEIFVEQLNLLENGRMEASAAIEALEAMVAADDNTVLLQIGGGTSVRAKVLEPEKILVAIGAEVVIERTNSEAVEFLKGRIMEMEASQKRVSETLEKLRAQMNEITKRLEFGYQQSQQMGVPQEEE, from the coding sequence ATGATGCCGGAGGACAAACATATCCGGAGTCACGATTATTTTCAATCCGACACGAATACGAGGAGGCAGATTTTGGCAACAAATACTCAACAACAGGACCAGCGCGAACTGATGATGCTCCAGCAATACCTCAAGGATTACGGGCAGCAGGCCGAGATCTTTGTCGAGCAGTTGAACCTGCTCGAAAATGGCAGGATGGAGGCAAGTGCCGCCATTGAGGCACTCGAAGCAATGGTTGCCGCAGACGACAATACCGTCCTCCTCCAGATCGGTGGCGGGACAAGCGTGCGGGCAAAGGTGCTCGAGCCTGAGAAGATCCTTGTCGCCATCGGTGCAGAAGTCGTCATTGAACGAACCAACAGTGAAGCCGTGGAATTCTTAAAAGGGCGGATCATGGAGATGGAAGCTTCGCAGAAGCGGGTATCCGAGACGCTTGAAAAGCTCCGTGCCCAGATGAACGAGATCACCAAACGGCTTGAGTTCGGGTACCAGCAGTCCCAGCAGATGGGTGTACCGCAGGAAGAGGAATAA
- a CDS encoding signal recognition particle-docking protein FtsY, translating to MFGGLKERLQAARNRLSSSIGAAAAPPEAEPVATPSTPAPAAVPGEPAKTLSPTFVDKVKVLVLERELIVSDKSIADALSELEMTLLESDVALPVTDAIILHVRKSLVGRHRKISESVDAMVVSALKSALLEVLGKGFDLNEYIRTHPHPVKILFTGVNGTGKTTSVAKIGSYLRKQGFTVVIGAGDTYRAGAIEQIAVHAERLGIKVIQHKEGADPSAVLFDTVQYAISHKIDVVLADTAGRFHTKSNLMNQLDKIKRVMKPDLVIYVDEAVAGNDAVIRAAEFDKTVGADAIVLTKADMDSKGGAAISIAHTIGKPLMFLGVGQSYDDIIPFDPAGMVDELLDGA from the coding sequence ATGTTTGGGGGGCTTAAGGAGCGGTTGCAGGCCGCAAGAAACCGGTTAAGCAGCAGTATCGGAGCGGCTGCTGCACCCCCTGAGGCTGAGCCGGTCGCCACGCCTTCTACCCCCGCTCCCGCTGCCGTCCCGGGAGAACCGGCAAAAACGTTATCCCCAACTTTTGTTGACAAGGTCAAGGTCCTTGTCCTTGAACGGGAACTGATCGTATCGGACAAGAGTATCGCCGATGCCCTGTCGGAACTGGAGATGACCCTGCTCGAAAGCGATGTGGCCCTGCCCGTCACTGATGCCATCATCCTCCATGTCCGGAAAAGCCTGGTCGGGAGACACCGGAAGATCAGCGAATCGGTGGATGCGATGGTGGTCAGTGCCTTAAAGTCGGCACTTCTCGAAGTGCTGGGCAAGGGCTTTGACCTGAATGAATACATCAGGACCCACCCCCATCCGGTCAAGATCCTGTTTACCGGCGTAAACGGGACCGGCAAGACCACGAGCGTTGCCAAGATCGGCTCGTATCTCCGCAAACAGGGCTTTACGGTCGTGATCGGAGCCGGGGATACGTACCGGGCCGGTGCAATCGAACAGATCGCGGTCCATGCGGAGCGGCTGGGCATCAAGGTTATCCAGCACAAGGAAGGTGCAGACCCGTCTGCGGTTCTCTTTGATACCGTGCAGTACGCCATCTCGCACAAGATCGATGTCGTGCTCGCCGATACTGCCGGGCGGTTCCATACCAAGTCGAACCTGATGAACCAGCTCGACAAGATCAAACGCGTGATGAAACCCGATCTCGTGATCTATGTCGATGAAGCCGTAGCCGGCAACGATGCGGTTATCCGGGCCGCCGAATTTGACAAGACGGTGGGTGCCGATGCGATTGTGCTTACCAAGGCCGACATGGACTCGAAAGGCGGGGCCGCGATCTCGATCGCCCATACGATAGGAAAACCGCTGATGTTCCTTGGGGTCGGCCAGTCCTATGATGATATCATCCCGTTCGATCCCGCGGGAATGGTCGATGAACTCCTGGATGGTGCCTGA
- a CDS encoding signal recognition particle protein yields the protein MLDNLSYSLKDALKKLAGKTVVDRAAVDELVKDLQRALISADVNVKLVMELSKAIRTRSLDEQLPKGTNVREHVLRIVYQELVRLVWASTEVKLEPQTILMAGLQGSGKTTTTAKLARYFQKKGMKVAVICADTFRPGAYDQLNTLCTKIHVPCFGNPAEKDAIKITREGLAALKDHELIIVDTQGRHALEADLIQEIIDLNNLTKATHRWLVIDAALGQQASEQAKRFHEAIGIDGVIITKMDGTAKGGGAMSAVAETKSGIAFIGAGETIEDLERFDADGFISRLLGMGDLKALYEKATEAMNAEDVDINAMMKGKFTLRDMYKQLEALNKMGPLKQIMGMLPMGNMELPEGVYDVTSTKMVRYRIIMDSMTPLELDDPTLLNSSRMSRIAHGSGAKPDEVRELLKYFKMMQRTLKGLRGATGGGGGKFNMQRLMKRFSGQQ from the coding sequence ATGCTCGACAATCTCTCGTACTCCTTAAAAGATGCATTAAAAAAACTGGCCGGAAAGACGGTCGTCGATCGTGCAGCAGTCGATGAACTGGTAAAAGATCTCCAGCGGGCGCTCATCTCTGCGGACGTAAACGTCAAGCTCGTTATGGAGCTGAGCAAGGCGATCCGCACCCGATCTCTCGATGAGCAGCTGCCCAAGGGCACCAATGTCCGCGAGCATGTCCTGCGCATCGTGTACCAGGAACTTGTCCGGCTTGTCTGGGCATCCACTGAAGTAAAACTCGAACCCCAGACTATCCTTATGGCGGGGCTTCAGGGCAGTGGTAAGACCACAACCACCGCAAAACTTGCCCGCTATTTCCAGAAGAAGGGCATGAAAGTTGCGGTGATCTGTGCCGATACATTCCGCCCGGGCGCTTACGACCAGCTCAACACGCTCTGTACCAAGATCCATGTGCCCTGCTTTGGCAACCCGGCGGAAAAGGATGCCATCAAGATCACAAGGGAAGGGCTCGCAGCCCTCAAGGACCACGAACTGATCATCGTCGATACCCAGGGCCGGCATGCTCTCGAAGCCGATCTTATCCAGGAGATCATCGATCTCAACAATCTTACGAAAGCCACGCACCGCTGGCTCGTTATCGATGCAGCACTCGGCCAGCAGGCAAGCGAGCAGGCAAAACGGTTCCACGAAGCGATCGGGATCGATGGCGTCATCATCACCAAGATGGACGGTACCGCAAAAGGCGGTGGCGCAATGTCTGCGGTTGCCGAGACCAAGAGCGGGATTGCGTTCATCGGTGCCGGTGAGACGATTGAGGATCTCGAACGGTTCGATGCCGACGGGTTCATCTCCCGCCTGCTCGGCATGGGTGACCTAAAGGCACTCTACGAGAAGGCCACCGAGGCGATGAACGCGGAAGACGTGGATATCAACGCGATGATGAAGGGCAAGTTCACCCTCCGCGACATGTACAAGCAGCTCGAAGCCCTCAACAAGATGGGCCCGTTAAAGCAGATCATGGGCATGCTTCCGATGGGCAACATGGAACTGCCCGAAGGGGTGTATGATGTCACGAGCACCAAGATGGTGCGCTACCGGATCATCATGGACTCGATGACCCCCCTTGAACTCGATGATCCCACACTCCTCAACAGCTCCCGCATGTCGCGGATCGCTCACGGATCAGGAGCAAAACCCGATGAAGTCCGCGAACTGCTCAAGTACTTCAAAATGATGCAGCGCACCCTGAAAGGGCTCCGCGGAGCAACGGGCGGCGGCGGCGGGAAGTTCAATATGCAGCGCCTGATGAAACGTTTCTCCGGCCAGCAATGA
- a CDS encoding tRNA (pseudouridine(54)-N(1))-methyltransferase TrmY, translating into MTVFAIIGHIARTDGGYSLNDLPGSGGRMDVLCRCVNASFFLSHDLRRDVECYLVLCGAPAGPKTVKFSGETVRSLSPDERSAGALIKKALDTVCGNEFREAADGIHVRKGGLERLLTEHTFAVLDEHGADIRKAGPLPDAFLLSDHLNFTEAEELLIKDCPRFSVGPNCLHADHTITVLQNELDRRKSQWT; encoded by the coding sequence ATGACAGTATTTGCGATTATCGGGCATATTGCCCGGACTGACGGGGGCTATTCCCTCAATGACCTGCCGGGCAGCGGCGGGCGGATGGATGTGCTCTGCCGGTGCGTGAATGCCTCGTTCTTCCTCTCGCATGATCTCCGCAGGGACGTGGAATGCTACCTTGTGCTCTGCGGTGCGCCGGCGGGTCCGAAGACCGTGAAGTTCTCCGGGGAAACGGTACGTTCGCTCTCCCCGGATGAGCGGAGTGCCGGAGCATTGATAAAAAAGGCGCTCGATACGGTATGCGGCAATGAGTTCCGCGAAGCGGCTGATGGCATTCATGTGCGCAAAGGGGGCCTTGAACGGCTCCTGACCGAGCATACGTTTGCGGTGCTGGATGAGCATGGGGCAGATATCCGGAAGGCAGGCCCCCTTCCCGATGCGTTCCTGCTCTCCGATCATCTCAACTTCACCGAAGCCGAAGAACTACTCATAAAAGACTGCCCGCGGTTTTCCGTGGGGCCGAACTGCCTGCATGCCGATCACACGATCACGGTGCTGCAGAACGAACTGGACAGGAGAAAGAGCCAATGGACGTAA
- a CDS encoding tRNA pseudouridine(54/55) synthase Pus10: protein MDVNEQVDKILEYGDCCDHCLGRFFGKRSHGLSNDERGRSLRIAKAIVANVPYKKFSATCWVCGNFFDSVPLWADRVIAAVAGLEYDNFLVGCRVPPLIAENEEMVWSDLSLTEPEPFKSEVNREVGKAVSARTGKVVDFKNPQIVVILDPATGNTEVLINSVFFYGRYQKFERGIPQTHWDCRACRGKGCEKCNFTGAQYLDSVEELIGRPVIAAFDGTNAVLHGAGREDIDARMVGTGRPFILEVVEPKRRTLDLKALEAEINRTADGRVSVELKRWTDRAEVETLKSNKAHKKYRILVEVDGALSADEFANAVKTLEGVTIQQRTPERVAHRRADKIRERKVLAIEHAGEQDGKFVVEVLGEAGLYIKELVSGDSGRTRPSLAEILKKPARVTSLDVTQVEGMKEGD from the coding sequence ATGGACGTAAACGAACAGGTGGATAAGATCCTCGAATATGGCGACTGCTGCGATCACTGCCTCGGGCGGTTCTTTGGCAAACGCTCGCACGGGCTGAGCAATGATGAACGCGGAAGGTCATTGAGGATCGCAAAAGCGATCGTGGCAAATGTTCCCTATAAGAAATTCAGCGCAACCTGCTGGGTGTGCGGGAATTTCTTTGACAGTGTCCCGCTCTGGGCAGACCGCGTTATTGCCGCAGTTGCCGGTCTGGAATATGATAATTTCCTGGTTGGCTGCCGGGTCCCCCCGTTGATTGCCGAGAACGAGGAGATGGTCTGGAGTGACCTGTCGCTCACCGAGCCGGAACCGTTCAAGTCGGAAGTGAACCGCGAGGTGGGAAAGGCCGTCTCCGCCCGCACGGGCAAGGTAGTGGATTTCAAGAATCCCCAGATCGTAGTCATTCTCGATCCCGCTACCGGCAATACCGAGGTGCTGATCAACTCGGTCTTCTTCTATGGCCGATACCAGAAGTTCGAGCGGGGTATTCCGCAGACGCACTGGGACTGCCGGGCGTGCCGGGGCAAGGGATGCGAGAAGTGCAATTTCACCGGCGCCCAGTATCTTGATTCCGTGGAAGAGCTGATCGGCAGGCCGGTCATTGCTGCCTTTGACGGGACCAATGCCGTGCTGCATGGGGCCGGAAGGGAAGATATTGATGCGCGGATGGTGGGCACGGGGCGCCCGTTCATCCTTGAAGTGGTTGAACCCAAACGGCGCACCCTTGACCTTAAGGCACTTGAAGCCGAGATTAACCGGACGGCGGACGGGCGGGTTTCGGTGGAACTGAAACGCTGGACCGACCGGGCTGAGGTGGAAACCCTTAAATCCAACAAAGCGCATAAAAAATACAGGATCCTGGTCGAGGTTGACGGCGCATTATCTGCGGATGAGTTCGCAAATGCTGTAAAAACCTTGGAGGGCGTCACAATACAACAGCGCACGCCCGAAAGGGTCGCTCACCGGAGAGCAGACAAGATCCGGGAGCGAAAAGTCCTCGCGATCGAGCATGCAGGCGAACAGGACGGCAAATTTGTTGTCGAAGTCCTGGGAGAAGCCGGCCTCTACATCAAAGAGCTCGTGAGCGGGGATTCTGGCAGAACCCGTCCGAGTCTTGCCGAGATCCTGAAAAAACCGGCCCGCGTTACCAGCCTCGACGTAACACAGGTAGAAGGAATGAAGGAGGGAGATTAA
- a CDS encoding 50S ribosomal protein L21e, with translation MAHHNGPRKGTRYKYKKDLRKRGLPPVTSVIQHFELGDRVHIVCEPSIQKGMPHRRFHGKTGTVIGRRGRAWMLTIRDGNADKTVISRPQHLKAQK, from the coding sequence ATGGCACATCACAATGGTCCACGAAAGGGAACACGGTATAAGTACAAGAAAGATCTGAGAAAGCGCGGGCTGCCGCCCGTAACCTCCGTCATCCAGCATTTCGAATTAGGTGACAGGGTGCACATAGTGTGTGAGCCAAGTATCCAGAAGGGTATGCCCCACCGCAGGTTCCACGGAAAGACGGGAACCGTTATCGGTCGGCGTGGACGTGCATGGATGCTTACCATCCGCGATGGTAACGCCGACAAGACCGTCATTTCCAGACCACAACATCTAAAAGCACAAAAGTAA
- a CDS encoding DNA-directed RNA polymerase subunit F, translating into MKVKGIISEEKVTLPEMRGVLLAVESERVAAEKEMSYEFRRCIEHANQLTKTTPEKAQALVADLLKLEKMKPEIAYRIANIMPKTRDEVRAIYAKERFTLLPEEVDAIVELVMTHF; encoded by the coding sequence ATGAAAGTCAAGGGTATAATTAGCGAAGAAAAGGTTACGCTCCCCGAGATGCGCGGAGTCCTTTTAGCGGTGGAATCCGAACGGGTTGCCGCCGAGAAGGAGATGTCATACGAGTTCCGGCGCTGTATTGAACATGCTAATCAGCTGACAAAGACCACGCCGGAAAAAGCTCAGGCTCTTGTAGCCGACCTCCTCAAATTGGAAAAGATGAAACCGGAGATTGCGTACCGTATCGCCAATATCATGCCAAAGACCCGCGATGAGGTCAGGGCGATCTACGCAAAGGAGCGGTTCACGCTTCTGCCGGAAGAAGTCGACGCTATCGTCGAACTGGTGATGACACACTTCTGA
- a CDS encoding DUF655 domain-containing protein, whose amino-acid sequence MKAEKKEINAIVLDVLMKGHADDPRPQFKREPIVQAMGVEQFKLLELVPKPTVLIQLHDRVYIGDSERDKVERVKRRIGYADLTPTARGELPFVIAEVIKEREADFVAFFNKAISITPRLHMLHLLPGIGKKLMWEILEERNKKPFADFADISARIKSIPHPEKMIQARIIEELEVKETKYHAFTTQ is encoded by the coding sequence ATGAAGGCGGAGAAAAAAGAGATCAACGCGATCGTACTGGATGTGCTCATGAAGGGCCATGCTGACGACCCCCGCCCCCAGTTTAAGCGGGAGCCTATCGTGCAGGCAATGGGTGTCGAGCAGTTCAAGCTGCTCGAACTCGTGCCAAAACCAACCGTCCTTATCCAGCTCCATGACCGGGTCTATATCGGAGATTCCGAGCGGGACAAGGTCGAGCGGGTGAAGCGCCGGATTGGGTATGCGGATCTCACTCCCACTGCACGTGGCGAACTCCCGTTTGTCATTGCAGAGGTTATCAAGGAGCGGGAAGCGGATTTTGTTGCTTTCTTTAACAAGGCGATCTCGATCACGCCCCGTCTCCATATGTTACACCTGCTCCCGGGTATCGGGAAGAAGCTGATGTGGGAGATTTTAGAAGAGCGCAACAAGAAGCCGTTTGCAGATTTTGCAGATATCTCTGCCCGCATCAAATCGATTCCCCACCCCGAGAAGATGATCCAGGCACGGATCATCGAAGAACTCGAGGTCAAGGAAACCAAATATCACGCGTTCACGACTCAATGA
- a CDS encoding 16S rRNA (adenine(1518)-N(6)/adenine(1519)-N(6))-dimethyltransferase, with protein MKAHHDQHFLIDPNAVKRIADLEDVKGKRVLEVGPGNGALTRALLDRGAIVHAIELDGKLCEQLADTFFDEIESGQLTVQHGDATKCELPSFEMSVSNLPYSVSSKITFRLLDCGFKVAVLMYQSEFADRMVAPAGTKDCGRLSIMVQTYAAVQKCFELPPQCFSPRPQVHSTVVKIFPRDPIFFIEDRKRYADVVRALFSHRRKTVRNCLKGSGGMLDPEWVKRVIAALPPEILQSRPEALYLEDFATISNMA; from the coding sequence ATGAAAGCACATCACGACCAGCACTTCCTCATTGATCCCAACGCGGTCAAACGGATCGCAGATCTTGAGGACGTTAAGGGAAAACGGGTGCTGGAAGTCGGCCCGGGCAACGGGGCACTCACCCGTGCCCTGCTGGACCGCGGTGCAATTGTGCATGCGATTGAGCTCGACGGGAAGCTCTGCGAGCAACTCGCCGACACTTTTTTTGATGAGATTGAGAGCGGCCAGTTGACCGTGCAGCACGGCGATGCCACAAAGTGCGAACTTCCGTCCTTTGAGATGTCTGTCTCGAACCTGCCATATTCGGTCAGTTCGAAGATCACGTTCAGGCTGCTCGACTGCGGGTTTAAAGTGGCGGTGCTGATGTACCAGAGCGAATTTGCGGACCGGATGGTTGCCCCGGCGGGAACCAAGGACTGCGGCAGGCTCTCGATCATGGTCCAGACCTATGCAGCGGTCCAGAAGTGTTTCGAGCTTCCCCCGCAGTGTTTCTCTCCCCGCCCGCAGGTTCACTCAACGGTCGTGAAGATCTTCCCCCGCGACCCGATCTTCTTTATCGAGGACCGGAAACGGTATGCCGATGTGGTCCGGGCACTCTTCTCCCACCGGAGAAAGACCGTCCGGAACTGCCTTAAAGGATCTGGCGGGATGCTTGATCCTGAATGGGTAAAGCGGGTGATTGCTGCCCTGCCACCGGAGATTCTCCAGAGCCGTCCTGAGGCATTATACTTAGAGGATTTTGCTACGATCAGCAATATGGCGTGA
- a CDS encoding methylase: protein MAHDPSQVYQPEDDTYLLLDAAINEVKPGDRVLEIGTGSGLISRELSKVSDVVATDINPHAALCARGDGVQVVRSDLFAGIRGTFDLIIFNPPYLPTQPEERIDDWLEYALDGGATGRDVIERFAAGVDTVLALDGRILLLISSLTGLDEVSDLFSQHGFVTRVMVAQLIEDEELYVLHIARVPQIFL, encoded by the coding sequence ATGGCCCATGATCCGTCGCAGGTGTACCAGCCCGAAGATGATACCTATCTCCTGCTCGATGCTGCAATTAATGAGGTAAAGCCCGGTGATAGGGTGCTGGAAATCGGGACCGGTTCCGGTCTCATATCCCGGGAGCTCTCAAAGGTATCCGATGTAGTGGCAACGGACATCAATCCCCATGCAGCCCTGTGTGCACGGGGTGACGGTGTCCAGGTAGTGCGGAGCGATCTCTTTGCCGGGATCCGGGGCACGTTCGATCTTATCATTTTCAACCCGCCGTATCTTCCCACGCAGCCGGAGGAGCGGATTGATGACTGGCTGGAGTATGCGCTGGATGGCGGTGCCACTGGCAGGGACGTGATCGAAAGGTTTGCTGCCGGGGTGGATACGGTGCTTGCGCTGGACGGGCGGATTCTCCTGTTGATCTCATCGCTTACCGGGCTCGACGAAGTGAGCGACCTGTTTTCACAGCACGGGTTTGTGACCCGGGTGATGGTGGCCCAGCTGATCGAGGATGAAGAGCTCTACGTGCTGCATATCGCCCGTGTTCCCCAGATATTTTTGTAA
- a CDS encoding ABC transporter permease gives MTHLFSLPPVSVRAGRVWYRNLVVFVRTWKVNFFPPFVDALLYLFAIGMGLGTYIKEVDGIPYIKFIAPAILAISVMNSAFFECTYGSYVRMYYQKSFDAMIATPLSIEDVIAGELLWGATRSVLYVAVMLPVLAAFGVISLPLALLALPLAFLGGLLFATIGMCFTAITPGIDTLNYPMFLFITPMMLFSGTFFPLSLLPEAFQYIALALLPLTHIVAIMRMLTLPALSWTIFLHLAWIVAVTAIFWVISINLMKKRLIT, from the coding sequence ATGACGCACCTCTTCTCACTTCCACCGGTTTCAGTGCGGGCAGGGCGGGTCTGGTACCGCAACCTCGTGGTCTTTGTGCGGACCTGGAAAGTCAACTTCTTCCCGCCGTTTGTCGACGCCCTGCTCTACCTGTTTGCCATTGGCATGGGCCTTGGTACCTATATCAAAGAGGTCGATGGCATCCCGTACATCAAGTTCATCGCCCCCGCCATTCTCGCAATATCCGTGATGAACTCCGCGTTCTTCGAATGCACATACGGTTCCTATGTCCGCATGTATTACCAGAAAAGTTTCGATGCCATGATCGCCACCCCGCTCTCGATAGAAGATGTAATCGCCGGCGAACTGCTCTGGGGGGCCACCCGCAGCGTATTGTACGTGGCAGTCATGCTCCCGGTACTGGCCGCTTTCGGGGTGATTTCGCTTCCCCTGGCGCTCCTTGCCCTCCCGCTCGCGTTCCTGGGCGGGCTCCTTTTTGCCACAATCGGGATGTGTTTTACCGCAATCACGCCGGGCATCGATACCCTGAATTATCCCATGTTCCTCTTCATCACGCCCATGATGCTCTTCTCGGGCACATTCTTCCCGCTTTCCTTACTTCCCGAGGCATTCCAGTACATTGCCCTTGCCCTGCTTCCCCTGACACACATTGTTGCCATTATGCGGATGTTAACCCTGCCCGCCCTTTCGTGGACGATCTTTCTCCACCTCGCATGGATTGTGGCAGTAACCGCAATTTTCTGGGTAATCTCGATCAACCTGATGAAAAAACGCCTGATTACCTGA